The segment TACATGATCTGTAACGACTTGGAGTCTTGGACAAACATGTACGCAGCACGCGATCCCGCTGTCCCAGCAGCTGGAGTACTTCAAGGAGTACCAGTCGAAGCTGGCGgcggtggccggcgccgggcagGCCCACTCCATCATCACCGGCGCGCTCTACATCATCAGCGCCGGCGCCAGCGACTTCGTGCAGAACTACTACATCAACCCGTTCCTCTACAAGACGCAGACCGCCGACCAGTTCTCCGACCGCCTCGTCCGCATCTTCCACAACACCGTCTCGGTGAGCAACTATCTAGACGTACCTCGTCGTCGCCGATGCAACCTGCTCCTCCTCCGACGATCCTCCTCAGATCCACCTCTCCTGAACTGACCgtgtatatatatctatatatatatatatatatctatgcaGCAACTGTACGGCATGGGAGCACGGCGGATCGGCGTGACGTCGCTGCCGCCGCTGGGGTGCCTGCCGGCGGCGATCACGCTGTTCGGGCACGGCAGCAACGGGTGCGTGTCGAGGCTGAACGCGGACTCGCAGAGCTTCAACCGGAAGATGAACGCCACCGTGGACGCGCTGTCGCGGCGGTACCCGGACCTGAAGATCGCCGTGTTCGACATCTACACGCCGCTCTACGACCTGGCCACCGACCCGCGGTCGCAGGGGTTCACGGAGGCCAGGCGGGGATGCTGCGGGACGGGCACCGTCGAGACCACGGTGCTCCTCTGCAACCCCAAGTCGGTCGGGACGTGCCCCAACGCCACGTCCTACGTCTTCTGGGACGCCGTCCACCCGTCCGAGGCGGCCAACCAGGTCATCGCCGACTCGCTCATCACCGAGGGTCTCATCCTCGTCACATAATTAAACCACGCACGCTGGATCGATCGGAGAGACGGAGACTGCTTGTGGGGCCAGCCAGCGTCTGACCTACCACGACGAGCTGAGGCTGAGCATCCTGAAATGAAAGGAAATAACGTCGTCGTTGTGGTTGGTTTTTGGTTTGCTTCAAATCGATCGAAATACACAAAAGTCGTTAGGTGCCTACTGGATCGGGCTCTAAACATATATCTGTAAAATTGTTACttttttcttgtttttcttttaaTTAATGTTTTCGGAAGTACTTATAAGGCACATGAGTGAACTCCTATTATTGTCAAATTTAAGTTCGATGTTTGTGTAGACACAAGAGAAGAGGCAGATTTTATCTCATCATGCATTGCTCAGGATACATCTGCGCTACCCTGATTCCCTGAAGTTTGAAACTCTGACAAACCTGTAgggtaaaaacaaaaaaaaaagaaatataaaatgaaaagaaaataaaaaaggatGTGGCCGGACGGATCCAAACTGAGGGTATtttataaataataaaaatgatTATAAGAAACACTTCGCTTCTTAACATTAGATTAGACAGACAGATGGATCATGGATGTACTATGTAGATAGATAAAGGGTAAATATGGAGATTATTATAAATTATTTGTTTTTATGATAAAAATGTGTGTGCGCCCCACGTTCATATGCACTATAGTAATAAAGTAAAATCGATAGATAGATGCATATTTACAATCAACGCTTCAGCTATTTGGTTGACATCTTAAGTGCAAAATTAGAagcaaaaatatttaattttttctataaataaataaaaggaaaagCAGATCCAATGTGTCGAAGCTAACACATGAACATAGGCTTTGTTCGCCTAAAATTTGATTTGATGTTGATGCTAGtactgatttgttatgagagaaaaatagtaTTTTCTCACTCAAAAACACTATTAGTCGAAGCGAACATAGAGACATGAAAGAGCACAGAGCAGCATCCTTGCTCCTCTGCTGTGCCACCCAATCCTTCGACGACAAATCATGGcattatttttataatattagATGGCTAAAGGAGCTAGTCACAGTGTTCATCGAGTATTCAGGGGCGGATCCAGGCCTGGCTAGGGGGTTATAGCCCCGAGTGCAGcccatattttctataaataagTCTTCGAACCCATAAAAATCCCCAACATTTAGTCCAAGATAGCCTATTCTACAACCAGCCCAAACAACCTTTTACTAATTAGCCCTCTAGATAGTGACTCTAGATCTGCCCCTGTGAGTATTCATCACCATCAGCTTGCACCACTGACTGGTTGTGACCAAATGCTCATCACACTTGGGTCAAGTTATGATCCGACTGCGACTAGAGGGTCATCACCGCCAGATAATTTTATGAACGGGTGGTAACCATATTGTCATCAACATCAAATCGAGCGCTAAACAGGTGATGATCATCATCGATTTTTCACCATCAACAATGGGATACACATTACATACTAAAACATTTGGCTTTACTTAACTAAAGAAATAATTAGTGGATTTGTCATGTGCCTTTTGTAGTTGTGTGGGTTACGTCATATATCAAAGGTTCCTATATCAAAACATTTGGTTTTACTTTAGCTAGTTTGTGCATTTGTGATGTTCTATATTACAACTTAGGTTGTTTAAATAGTATCCAtatgattttctttttattttttcctatATTACGTGAAAATCTATTTTGTTTTCCCCTATGCTTTGTTCTATCtttattataatttttatttatgtAATGTTATGCTATTATTATGTATTCCTAtatgttttatatttttatgttATTTTTTACCTTTATGGATAATATAATACCAATCACATGAACATATAATTTGTTCTTCCAAATCTAGAATATTGTTCTcctaaaccaaaaaaattttcttaTAAAGTCAAAACTTTATTTTCTAAACCTAGAACATCTCAACCGTTGAGTAAAAAAAAGTTATATCTTCACAAGATAAATGTTTGTTTATAAgttttattttaaatatatcACTGTAgagtgaaaaaattttaggtgtcaCATGTTCGTTAAAAGGAGAGGTTCTATCTTTCAGGtttttttagaccttgtttagatggagagtgaaaaaattttaggtgtcacatcggatgtttcTAGGATGTCAGAAAGGGTATTCggatattaataaaaaaactaattgcataactcgtctggaaactgcgagacaaatttattaagtctaattaatccatcattagTATATGTAGGTCACtgcagcacttaaggctaaccatggactaacaagacttaaaagattcgtctcgtgatttccaacctaactgtgtaactagtttttttatctatatttaatacttcatgcatatgtcaaattttcgatgtgatgggtgaaaagtttttaggttggcaactaaacaaggccttagtgtaaATTGGAACTTATTTTGGATCGTCGGCTTGTGATGTGAActggggcttgtttagttccaaaatattttgcaaaatcgatacggtagctttttcgtttgtatttgacaaatattatccaatcatagactaactaggctcaaaagattcgtctcgtcaatttcgaccaaactgtgcaattagtttttatttttgtctatatttaatacttcatgcatgtgtctaaagattcgatatgacgggaaatctgaaaaattttgcaaaatttttttggaactaaacaaggccctattgACGTTAAAAAGGGCTGTACAAAATATTACGGGTGTAAAACAGCAAGGGAATCTTTCTTTTCTGCTGCGCTGGTCTAAAGAAAAAGGTAACCCCGATCCAAATGTTGTGTTCGtctcataataataataaaaaaatgttgTGTCATTCTTGTCGATCAGAACTGAAGCCTTACCAGACCAACAGAAATAGTCGTAAATACAACGGATGGATAATTCAGCCCATAAATAAAATTCAACCCACTTACGAATGCGCAGGAGAAGTCTGGCAGCGACCGACTGCCGTCCGATCGATCGGCGGCGCGAAGGGCGTTGGGCGcgggcacggcggcggcggcagtggcCGGCGGCCAGCGGCGCGTGGTGGCTTGAGGATTCGGGCGCTTAGGCGGGCAGCATCCTGCGTGGGCTTGCTGCGAGTCGCGGAGCAGCATGCCAACACCACCGGCGGCGCAAGATGCGCCGACGTGGTCTTCGTCATCAGGCGGCGCGACTTCGTCAGGATCCGCCTCACCGTCGTATTCCTCGGATCCGTCCTCGCCCCCAACCCTGGTCCCTACCAGCAGCAGCGCGCCCGCGTCCTCGCCCCCACACGCGGCGCCGTCATCTGACAGCAGAGGCACGTCGGCGCCTTCGCCTTCGCCTTCGCCGTCGTGCGCCGCGTGCAGGCACCAGCGGCGCAAGTGCCCGCCGCACTGCCTCCTGAAGCACCACTTCGTCGCCGATGAGCCCGACAGGTTCCGGAACGCGCTCCGGATGTTCGGCGTCAAGAACTTGCAGCGCATGCTCCAGAAGGTTCCGCCGCCGAGACGGGACGTGTGCGTGCAGACCATCGTCTACGAGTCCAACCTACGCGCGGCGGACCCCGTGCGCGGCTGCTGCGGAGTAATCCAAGACCTGGAGAACCAGCTCATGGACACCGCCGTCGAGCTTGAGGTGCTGCGGCGACGGCTGGAGTCGTACCGGCGAATGGCGCGCGGCTCCCACTCCCAGTCCCAGCCACCTAATCCTCTGGCGATACAGCAGCAATTGATGGCAAGGACAAGCCACGACACGCAAACGCAAGGGCCATCCGGCGTCGGCGTGCCACCGGCGGCGAACGAGCTCACCGCGACACTGCCACAATTACCCGCGATGGAGATGGAGCCGCAATTGTCGCAAGTGCCGCAGCCACGGCTCTCCACGATGCCGCCATAATTCCCACATGTCTCTGCCACGACTCTCCGCGACGCAGCCGCAGCAGCTCTCAGCGGTACAGCGACAAGCGGCAAATGCGTCGGCAAACGGCACGCGAGGCAACAACGGTGATATGGCAACAACCGGCAAGTGCTGCTGGCCGGCTGTGCAGATGCCATGGCACTTCCTTCAACACTAATTCCATGTAATTACTCTTCTTGTTCTCTCCGGCTCAGATCATGTTGCTGGAACCAGAATGTTGTCATCGACCTTCTCGTTGCTAATGCCTTTTGTATGTATGCCATTAGCATTGAAATAAATGCACTAGATGGTATGGTGACAACTgacaattttatttttcatattgGTTAGCCAGCTCTTCGTTAGATGGAGTACATTACATTCTTGGATATGTGGAATGGTTATTCATCACTTTGTTCTGAATTTTGTTGTGCTTCTTTGAATTTTTTTCACGCTAGCAAACATGCATGTTCATTGCAAGGGGATCTACAACTCTGATTGAAGATTTATTAAGCGATATTGCCATGCCTTCTGGATCATCTTAGAAATAAAGACCGAAGATGTCACTTAGAGAGGGTGAATATGCATTTTTAGAAATTAACACCCTAAAATACGAAAACAGATAAATTCCTAATCTAATAAATAAACCCCACAAGCCGCAACCCTGCACCACAGAGATTAGAGTAGTGAACAAACAAAATTGGCAACGGAGGTGATACCGAATATCATCCTCTGAGAAGATGAAGAGAAGAATTAGACAGAGAGGAATTtctcgaatggatctgtctaTATATAATtttcttagccaccatctcaattagatctctatagttctttagcatagctacatagaaaTAAATCTAGAAGGAGTCACGTTAATCTTGAAGCCCGGATCAATCTTCAgttcttggtaaactcttattctcttgttatatttatattaacgtgtgtttggttggacaGTGGGGCGAGCTGGGTTGGAGCGAACCCATTCCCGtggctgtttggttggaggatggGAGGGTTGAGTTGGCTCCAGGGTGGAATATTCCTCTCAGATGCGGGTTGTACTTGTCCGTCAAAATCTGGCGGACGGAGCCGCTCTAGCCGGGTTGATTCCCACCAAACACTGAattccttcaaccaaacaccGAAACAGGTTGGCTCCGTCCCCAAAAGCAGAACTGCAACCAAACACTGAAACTGGTTGGCTCCGTTCCTAAAAACTAGGTTAGATCCAACCCAACCCACCCaaaccccaaccaaacacatgattagttcttgctactatgaatatgacattgatctatttgattatattggaattgactttattctatttgcttatgttcttaattatattgttcttagtctactttgattatatgcttagtgtAGTTAggttagaattatgtttatgcatagaaTTGTATAACGCTTACTCATTAGGCCGATGGGTAAGTGATAGATATTGTATAGGCGAGGTGTCTAGACCCgtagaccgtatttatctgcgattacccATTATAGTCCggagcttgaggtagatcgCGTGAGTGATAgtcctgttgagtcctttgtatttcTTCTCCCAATTATAAGGgttgtagagcaccattattacagGAAAGTTCttgctatgttcatgatctttcttgctaatatcactatacatagatataacctttttctagtgatgatgctaagtgtacttgcactaatcatagtatgctttgacagtatagttagaatacttaggatttattcttgtagattgtcctaataccatgctagtgctatagacttagagtaatctaattgagatgattatcatatttatcttatggctatgaattcttatttatcctctgtcacttattatttatatttatatatttatcttatgtgacgcttatcctgcatgagagatagataaagataTGATTAAGGTCTCCATGATTACATACAATGCTCATTACTCATTATCCATTGCGAGTCacattgcaagtcccttcccaTGGAAGGAGGACCAAGATACTGTTGGCCTACATCACAGTCGACATGCAGAAGAACTCAACACAACAGCAATAAAAAAAGTATACCATATGATTTAAATTTTTAATTAATCACCCAGGAAACACAAGGATACTGTTGTGACATCAGAATGCAGTAAATGAAATTGAAAAGTAAATAGTAAAACAATGGTATGACATTTACACACAGGGAAATAATCTTAATGGAACTACACCAAAGTTACCAAACTTAAAAACATTTACAATCCATCCCAAGTAAGACAGACAAGTAACACATCAGTTATGTGTGGTATATGAACATTATGAGTAATTACCTGACGGGCTATTTAGGAACTTGGAGAAGTCAGTGGGGAGTAAGGACCCAATGCAGTCACTATCCATATCAAGATCCTCATTACAGCCGACAATTTGCTCACCAACATATCGGAAACATGACTGAAATGCTGCATGCTTCATGTCAATAGTGATTATCCAGACCTTCCCAGGATGAAAAAGTTCGTGTTCCCTCAATATGCAGCACAGGACATCTGGGTCATTCTTTGCCACAGCAGGGAACTCCGGTGCACGGCATGGCAAATGCTCAAACTGATAGCCTTGTTGCGCCCAAAGGTCACTGAGATTGATCACATTTTGCATCTCCCACGTTAAGTTATTGCCTGCAATCTCAAAGTTCCAAACTGTGATTGTGAGGCCACTTGTTTGGCCGCCCTCCTTGTCGATGTCAACGAAGCGCATCATGCCTTGGCTGACAGACACACTTCGGAATGCCTCTGGCCAGCCCCTGTTGAGATGGTCCTCGTCGGGATACTGCTTGCCAGGGAACGGTTTGTAATAGAGCACGGGTGCCTTGTCATTGGAGAGGTCGCAGAGCAGGATGCCACTGTAGTAATCGATCCAGCAAAGGAAACGGCCAGCGAAGGGAAGCACCCTGTCGCACTCCCAGAGTACAGGGAACTCGCCCTCGCCCTGGCCGTGCGGCTGTGGAGCAAGCATCTCTTTGACCGTCCATTCCCCTTCGCTGGCGGAGAAGACGCAGAGAGATGCGATCACCTGCGACGGCTTGAAGTAGTCGTCTTGGTGGCCACGAGGAGCTTTCCAGGACACGATGAGGTCGGCCACCACGTAGTTGTCGTCTTGGTGGCCGCTGCGGCACAGGATCCCGATGTTGGTGTCCACCAGCATGAACTCGTTCCTGCCGGCCAAGCCCTGCGCCATCTTTGTACAAGCTGGAAGCCGCCGCAGCAAGGGCCGAGACGAGGCACCGACCGTGTAGACAAAGATGTTGGGGCCTTCGCGGGACTGGTTGCGAAGTCCGATGCGGAGGAGGACGTGGTTCTCGTCGGCGGACAAGACGAACGGATAGGCGGGCGGATGGAAGAACATGGACTCAGGCATACCGTACGGCCAATGGAGGTCGAGGTAGGAGACCAACGGCGGAGCCCTCAGGGTGAAGGACAAGTAGCCGGATTGGCCGCTGGTTGTATGGACTGCGACGGCCGTGGCGTCATCTCCAACGGCCGAAGCGGCGGCGTCGGGGTCGTCGTAGCAGTGGGTGCGGCCGACTCGGTCCAGAAGCACCCAGCCGGGGAAGAGAACGGCCTTCTTAGGATCCGGCGAGCAGGGGAGTAGCCTGGCCTTCTTCGGCACCGGCGAGCTGAGGAACGTGGCGGCCATCAGATGGGGATCGGCGGAGTCGCGACCAAAGCCTAACCCTAGATGAAGATGAAGCAGACAATGGGAGAACGGGGGTTGCCACCGCTCGCTGCAGCTCTGCCTCTGGCTCTGAGACGGGAAGTGGGTAGCGGAGTCAGGAATTCTTATTGGGCCACCATCAATTGGTTGGGCTTGGGCATTACTAGGAGGAGCCCAGCAGGCCGATATGCTCACTCAGCCCAAGAAATTGTAGCGCAGCAAACACgtctgttttttttgtttttcgccACGGCTTGTCACGAGATGTGACCTACAGCTACTGTCACAGCAACCACAATGTACTATGAAAAATTGACTGAAGATTGATTTAGTTGTATGTTCTGTCAGAACGATtttactttttattttgttgAATTCTCGGAGCAGACAGATAATGCATAGATACTACATTGAATATGGTTTCTTACtagttactccctccatactcatAAAAAAAGTTGTTTAGGATAACGACACGGTCTTTAAAGTTcttcttgtttttataaaaatatttttatcgaaaagtggtatatgtataatttttataaaagtatttttcaagacaaatctattcatataatttttacattttcaaacttaacgacttaaaagttattcatgatttatattctcaatgtttaatctaaaccttgtccaaaacgactttctttataggtatggagggagtacaatgcAATTGGATGCGACCTGTACTCTGGGTGTGGTTCGGGCTATAGTAGCAGCTTTTGTTATGAATCTACCTGTAGTGtatattagagcatctccaagagactaggtaaaattatattctaaactacaagatttagctattgtgtaaaataaaaaaactcatTCAAAGCATAGAGTTCCACAACTGTCTTATATAAGATAGCTAGTGACAACATGTTATATATGACAAGCGGAAGTTTAGGATAACAAACTTGTTATTTTAGCAACCTAGATAACACACCTGTtgaactttatttttttttaaaaaaaaatgtaaaaatagcctAGATAACATAGACAACATatatgttggagttgctcttagatcCCAAAATAATAGTTGTTTTGGGTTGGGTTTTTATGTTGTAAGTTTAACTAGATGTATAAaaaatacgtgcaatatttgtattaaaataaatttgttaaaagacTAGATTCAAATAACAAGTGTATTCTTATATTTTTCTTGTAAAATTTGTTTCTTCTGAAGTTTTCTTACAATTTT is part of the Sorghum bicolor cultivar BTx623 chromosome 10, Sorghum_bicolor_NCBIv3, whole genome shotgun sequence genome and harbors:
- the LOC8071308 gene encoding GDSL esterase/lipase APG, which produces MMALQAQQGRWMSSLVLAIFFLAGVPRGGEAQPLVPAVLTFGDSTVDVGNNDYLHTILKANFPPYGRDFANHVATGRFCNGKLATDITADTLGFTTYPAAYLSPQASGQNLLIGANFASAGSGYYDHTALMYHAIPLSQQLEYFKEYQSKLAAVAGAGQAHSIITGALYIISAGASDFVQNYYINPFLYKTQTADQFSDRLVRIFHNTVSQLYGMGARRIGVTSLPPLGCLPAAITLFGHGSNGCVSRLNADSQSFNRKMNATVDALSRRYPDLKIAVFDIYTPLYDLATDPRSQGFTEARRGCCGTGTVETTVLLCNPKSVGTCPNATSYVFWDAVHPSEAANQVIADSLITEGLILVT
- the LOC8071309 gene encoding LOB domain-containing protein 22, with product MPTPPAAQDAPTWSSSSGGATSSGSASPSYSSDPSSPPTLVPTSSSAPASSPPHAAPSSDSRGTSAPSPSPSPSCAACRHQRRKCPPHCLLKHHFVADEPDRFRNALRMFGVKNLQRMLQKVPPPRRDVCVQTIVYESNLRAADPVRGCCGVIQDLENQLMDTAVELEVLRRRLESYRRMARGSHSQSQPPNPLAIQQQLMARTSHDTQTQGPSGVGVPPAANELTATLPQLPAMEMEPQLSQVPQPRLSTMPP
- the LOC8071310 gene encoding uncharacterized protein LOC8071310, encoding MAATFLSSPVPKKARLLPCSPDPKKAVLFPGWVLLDRVGRTHCYDDPDAAASAVGDDATAVAVHTTSGQSGYLSFTLRAPPLVSYLDLHWPYGMPESMFFHPPAYPFVLSADENHVLLRIGLRNQSREGPNIFVYTVGASSRPLLRRLPACTKMAQGLAGRNEFMLVDTNIGILCRSGHQDDNYVVADLIVSWKAPRGHQDDYFKPSQVIASLCVFSASEGEWTVKEMLAPQPHGQGEGEFPVLWECDRVLPFAGRFLCWIDYYSGILLCDLSNDKAPVLYYKPFPGKQYPDEDHLNRGWPEAFRSVSVSQGMMRFVDIDKEGGQTSGLTITVWNFEIAGNNLTWEMQNVINLSDLWAQQGYQFEHLPCRAPEFPAVAKNDPDVLCCILREHELFHPGKVWIITIDMKHAAFQSCFRYVGEQIVGCNEDLDMDSDCIGSLLPTDFSKFLNSPSGNYS